The DNA window CAAGGATTGGCGGGTAAGATAACGCTGCCAATAAAGTCGCCCAAGGAGAATTAATCGGGTCTGACGGGGTGCGGGTACGTCGCCAACAAGAACAGTCATCATTCAATCTCCTTCGATTTAGCCTGAGGTTGATGATGCTGCACAGGCGAAAAACAATACAGATTCAAGCCGGCAGTATTTTTTCCATACAAAAACTGTCTCCGCCCGTCTGAATGGTCTAATTTAACTTCATCTGTACCGGTCTTTTCCTCACTCACTCTTATTTGAGGCATCTGTATGACACGCTACGCCACGCTGGCCGCCATCCTCAGCCAACGCATTGAACAGGGGCTTTATCCGGCAGGCGATCGCCTGCCTTCGGTGCGTATGCTAAGCCAGGAGCACGGCGTCAGCATCAGCACGGTGCAGCAGGCTTACCGTCTGCTGGAAGAGGGACAACTGGTAGAGGCGCGGCCGAAGTCGGGTTATTTTGTGCAGACGCGGCGGACTTTGGCCGAACTGCCCACCGTGACCCGCCCGGTGCAGCGACCGGTGGATATTTCGCAGTGGGAGCAGGTACTGGAGCTGATCCGCAACAAGCCGCGCGAAGACCTGATTCAACTGGGCCGAGGCATGCCGGATATCAGTGAACCCACGCTGAAACCCCTGATGAAAGCGCTGGGGCACACGGGCCGCCACGGCGACCTGCGTAGCCTGCACTACGACAGCATTCAGGGCGTGCTGGGGTTGCGTGAGCAAATCGCCCGCCTGCTGCTGGATTCCGGTTGCCAGATTGATGCCGACCAGTTGGTGATCACCACCGGTTGTCACGAAGCGCTGTCCGCCGGGCTGCGCGCCGTATGCCAACCAGGGGATATTGTGGCGGTTGACTCCCCCTGTTTTCACGGCACCATGCAGACCTTGAAAGGCTTGGGCATGAGAGCGCTGGAGATCCCCACAGATCCGCTGACCGGCATCAGCCTGGAGGCGCTGGAATTGGCGCTGGAACAGTGGCCGGTCAAAACCATCCTGTTAACCCCCAACTGCAATAACCCGCTGGGTTACATCATGCCGGAGGCGCGCAAAAAGCGTTTGCTGACGCTGGCACAGCGCTTTGACGTGACGATCATTGAAGATGACGTGTATGGGGATATCGCCTATCAATATCCTCGCCCACGCACCATAAAATCCTTCGACGAAGATGGCCGGGTGCTGCTGTGCAGCTCCTTTTCAAAAACGCTGGCCCCCGGTCTGCGCATCGGCTGGATCGCCCCCGGGCGCTATCTGGAGCGCGTGCTGCACATGAAATATATCGGTACCGGCTCCACGGCTACCCAGCCGCAGCTGGCGATTGCCGAATTTATTCGTCACGGACACTACCTGCAACACCTGCGGCGTATGCGTTCCCGCTACCAACAAAACCGCGACGTGATGACCGGTTGGATTATGAAATATTTTCCGCCCGGTACCCGCGTCAGCCAACCCCGCGGCGGCTTTATGCTGTGGATTGAGCTGGATGAAGAGTTCGATACCCTGCGGCTGAACCGTCATCTGGAGAAGCAGGGTGTACAGATCGCGGTCGGCAGTATTTTTTCCGCCTCCGGCAAGTACCGTAACTGTCTGCGCATCAATTATGCCTATGCACCTAAACTGATGCCCGAGATTGAACAAGCGGTATTGCGGGTCGGCGCAACCATCCAACAGTTAATGCTGACGTTCGAAAACACATTGGCGCAATCGGATTAACAGTTGGCGGGATCGGATTATCCGCACAGCATCTAACCTTCTAGAGTGAGACCTCACCCCATGAACAGGTAAGAAAGGTTTTATGTCGCAATCTCAGGTGTGGTTAATCACTGGCAGTTCACGCGGTCTGGGCTGGCTCGTCGATAACCGGTAAATCATAAGGAGTAACAATGAGCAGCGATCAGATAGCCCTGCCCAGCGCCCTGTCGGCCCGTCTGAGGACGCTGGGGGTGGATATCGAACGGGTCGGCCAGTTGGCCGGCTTGCCTGAAGGGTTACTCAGCGAGCGACATGAGAAGGTCAAGCTGTCCACCCGGCAGTTTTTCGATATCTGGCGTGCCCTCGGCCAGGTGAGCGACACCAGCTTCGGCCTGCGTCTGGGCGGCGAGGTGCCATCAGAGCATTATGATATTGCTTCGGTCGCTGCGCTGCACTCCGCCACCCTCGGCGACGCATTGCAAAAGGTTGCCCGGTACAAACGTCTGCTGTGTCCGGAGGAACTGATGCTGGTAGAGGATGGCGACAGTATCCGCCTGTACACCCGCTGGACCATGGCCAAAAGCCATGCGCCGGAATTGCTGATTGATGCCATGTTTGCCTCGATTATTACCCTGTGCCGCCGTGGTACCGGTCAGGCGATACACCCACGAGCTATCGAACTGACCCGGCGGCCGGATCCCTCCTCACCGCTGCCGCACTACTTCGGTTGCCCGGTGCATTTCAATGCCCCGCTGGATGTGCTGGTGTTTGACCGTGCGCTGATGCACCAACCCTTTATCACCTACAATCAGGACATGCTGACGGTACTGTTGCCGGGGCTGGAAGTCGAACTGGCCAGATCATTGCAGGGCGACAGTCTGCCGAACCAGGTGATGGCGATCCTGGGCCGCAGCATGCGCGGCCAGCGCCCGAGCGTTAACAGCGTGGCCGCCGAGCTGTATGTCAGCCCGCGCACCCTGCAGCGTCGCTTGCAACAGCACGGCTACAGCTACCAGCAATTGCTGGATAAAACCCGCCACCGTACCGCCTGCCAACTGTTGGCAGACACCAGTCTGGAGCTGGGGGAAATCGCCTTCGTACTCGGATTTGAAGAATTGAATTCGTTCAGCCGCGCCTTTATGCAGTGGGAAGCACAAACGCCAAACCGCTGGCGCAACCAACGCCTTACCGGCCCCAGGGAGAACAGAGCATGAAAGTCATTATATTGGGCGCCAGCGGCATGGTCGGCCAGGGCGCGCTGTGCGAATGCCTGCATGACCCGCAGGTAACGGAAGTCCTCAGCATCGGCCGCAGCGCGCTGGTGCAGAGCCATGCCAAATTAAGACAGTTGACGCTGCCCGACCTGAGTGACTTATCTGCCATAGAGGCACAGCTTGCAGGTTACGACGCCTGCTTTTTCTGCATTGGCGTCTCCTCGGCCGGCATGAACGAAGCGCGTTACCGCACCCTGACTTACGACCTGACGCTGGCCGTCGCCCGTCCGCTTGCGCGGCTGAACCCGGCGATGACCTTTATTTATGTTTCCGGCGTC is part of the Serratia quinivorans genome and encodes:
- a CDS encoding Uncharacterized conserved small protein, yielding MMTVLVGDVPAPRQTRLILLGRLYWQRYLTRQSLLLLDDEQLADVGLTRTQAWREGRKPFWRG
- the yjiR_1 gene encoding Uncharacterized HTH-type transcriptional regulator yjiR, with protein sequence MTRYATLAAILSQRIEQGLYPAGDRLPSVRMLSQEHGVSISTVQQAYRLLEEGQLVEARPKSGYFVQTRRTLAELPTVTRPVQRPVDISQWEQVLELIRNKPREDLIQLGRGMPDISEPTLKPLMKALGHTGRHGDLRSLHYDSIQGVLGLREQIARLLLDSGCQIDADQLVITTGCHEALSAGLRAVCQPGDIVAVDSPCFHGTMQTLKGLGMRALEIPTDPLTGISLEALELALEQWPVKTILLTPNCNNPLGYIMPEARKKRLLTLAQRFDVTIIEDDVYGDIAYQYPRPRTIKSFDEDGRVLLCSSFSKTLAPGLRIGWIAPGRYLERVLHMKYIGTGSTATQPQLAIAEFIRHGHYLQHLRRMRSRYQQNRDVMTGWIMKYFPPGTRVSQPRGGFMLWIELDEEFDTLRLNRHLEKQGVQIAVGSIFSASGKYRNCLRINYAYAPKLMPEIEQAVLRVGATIQQLMLTFENTLAQSD
- a CDS encoding transcriptional activator FtrA translates to MSSDQIALPSALSARLRTLGVDIERVGQLAGLPEGLLSERHEKVKLSTRQFFDIWRALGQVSDTSFGLRLGGEVPSEHYDIASVAALHSATLGDALQKVARYKRLLCPEELMLVEDGDSIRLYTRWTMAKSHAPELLIDAMFASIITLCRRGTGQAIHPRAIELTRRPDPSSPLPHYFGCPVHFNAPLDVLVFDRALMHQPFITYNQDMLTVLLPGLEVELARSLQGDSLPNQVMAILGRSMRGQRPSVNSVAAELYVSPRTLQRRLQQHGYSYQQLLDKTRHRTACQLLADTSLELGEIAFVLGFEELNSFSRAFMQWEAQTPNRWRNQRLTGPRENRA